GAACGCCGAGTTCCCTTTCTACAGCACCTGGGGTTACAGCTACGCCAACAACTCCTGGACCCATAGGACAAGCGCGCCCTATGCCCGCTCAATGCACGGCGCGTGCTGGGACAGCGACAGAGGGCTCATGGTCGTTTGTGGTCGTGGGCAGGTCGGGAACAGCGACACCTGGACCTACGACCCGGCCGCCGACTCCTGGGGCGAGAACCTACGTCTTCCTGGCGCGCTCAGAAGCGGCTGCGCCTGCGTCTATGACCCAGTCGAAAAGGTGGTGCTGGTCATCGGGGGCATGGACAGCGGGGGCGAGTGCCTCGGGGAGACGCGCATCCTCAGGCCGGGTGAAATGCAGTGGTGCTACTTCTCTCCCGGCTACATGCAGCCCCCCGTTCTGGACCTCGGTAGCGACTTCCACAGTCTCGACAGGGTCTCGTGGGGCGAGGAGCTCCCGCCCGGAACCAGTATCGTGACCAAGATGCGCGTCCAGAGGGAGGACGGGAGCTGGGGGGCCTTCTTCTCAGTGGAGAACGGTTGCAGACCGCAGGAGCAGGGCAGGCTCTTTGAGTGGAACATGACCTTCACGGCCTCAGAGGACCTGCTCTCGACGCCCGTGCTGAAGTGGGTCAGGTTCGACTATACGGTAAATAGAAAGCCATCCTGCCTCGCACAGGGCAACGCAACCGTGTTCAGGCGCCAGCCGGCTCAATTGAGCGGCGAGGCCGGCGACCCGGACGGCGACCCGCTGGAGTACAGGTGGAGAGCTCTCTCCTCTCTCGCCGGAACCTTCGACGATGAAAAAAAGAGGGACGCAGTGTACACCCCACTGTCCAGCGGGAGGCATGTACTCCAGCTCATCGTCAATGACTCACTCTCGGAGGCTCTTTCAGACCCCGTGGTAATCGACGTGATTAATCGAGCGCCACAGGTGCGCGCGGGCCCCGACGTGAGCTGCTACAAAATGGAGAGCGTTACTCTGGAGGCCGACGCGTCGGACCCGGACGGGGACCCGCTCAGCTTCAACTGGTCCCAGCTCTCGGGCCCGAAGGTGTCCCTTGATTCGCCACACGAGCCCAGGACGACGGCGGTGCCTGTGGAGGCGGGGAACTGCACATTCATGCTCACCGCAAGCGACGGGGAGGACAGGGTTGCGGTCTTTCTCAACCTGACCGTCGTGAGCAGACCCCCGACCGCCCGCCTGAGCGCCGCCCCCCAAGTGGCGAACCTCCGCACCCGGGTCAACTTCTCGGCACTGGAATCAGAGGACCCGGACGGGAGAGTTGTGCAGTACCTCTTCGACTTCGGTGACGGCAACCGCACCCTTTGGACAGAATCTCCATTCTCTGAGCACGTCTACAGAGCTCCCGGCTTATATAACGCCACGTTGAGGGTCAGGGACGACGACGGCTGCGAGTCCGCCCCCTCGGAGCCCGTTCCGATCACGGTGGAGAACGCGCTCCCGGAGCTCAGCGCCTCGGTGTCTCCGGAGACCGGCAATGTGACAACCCTCTTCAGGTTCTCGATGCTGCCAGAGTCGCGGGACCCCGATGGTGAGATAGTTCTCTGCGAGTGGGATTTCGGCGACGGGCAGGGGGCCACCGGGGCCCAGGCCCTTCACTCTTACAGGCGGCCGGGCAACTACACGGCTGTCCTGAGGGTGACCGACGACATGGGTGGCTCGTCGGAGCTCTCGCTGAGCGTGGCGGTCGTCAACCTCCCGCCGGTGATTGAGTCCGCGACGGGAACTCCGCAGCGAGCCCTGCGCGGAGGAGAAAGGCTGTCCCTGTCCGTGGTGGCGCGGGACCCGGAGGGCGCCGAACTCCACTACAGCTGGAGCGTGGACGGCGCCGCGGTCGGCGAGGACGCGAGCTCCTTCTCCTTCAGGTCTTTCAAAGCCGGAGGGCACATCGTCGCGGTGTGCGTTTCGGATGGGGAGCTCGAGACGGTCCACGAGTGGAGGCTGCTCGTGAGGGCTGGGGTGGAGGAGGGGCTGGGCACAGGGTTTGCGCTGGCGGCGGGCGCAGCGATTGCGGTCGCGGCCGGGGGAGCGGCGGCGGCCGGCATGCTTCTCAGGCGGCGCTCAGGGGCCCGGAAAAGGTAGGAGGGAGCCCGACGCGGGCCGCATCTGGATGTCCGTGGAGGGAGGGGGGAGCGGAGGTGCCCCCGCGAGGGAAAGGGGGCGGGCGGGGTGCATGTTCTCCACGCGCAGTCTCGGACGCCCCCTCCGTCGAAACCCTTTTATTCCACGCGCATAATGGACTTGCATGGTCCTCCGCCATTTCGTCACGGGCGGCGCCGGGTTCATTGGAAGTCATCTTGTCGACAGGTTAATGGAGGAGGGAGAAGAGGTCACCGTCTATGACAACCTCTCGTCGGGCAGGGAGGAATTCATAGCGCACCATTCGGGAAAGAAGGGCTTCAGATTCGTCAAAGCGGACCTTCTGGACGTCGAGGCATTGAGGGAGGCGATGAGGGGGCACGACATTGTCCACCATCTGGCCGCCAACCCGGACATCAGATTGGGGACCTCTTCTCCTGAGGTCGACCTGAAGCAGGGTGTGCTTGCGACCTTCAATGTTCTGGAGGCGATGCGATTGACCGGCGTCGGGAAGCTCGCTTTCTCTTCCAGTTCGGTTGTCTACGGAGAGGCGGAGAGAATTCCCACGCCCGAGGACTACGGCCCCCTCAAGCCCATATCGATATATGGAGCGGCAAAGCTGGGTGCGGAGGGGCTGATAACCGCCTACTGCCACACATTCGGGATGCGTGCTTGGATATTCCGGTTCGCCAATGTCATCGGGCCTCGGTCCACACACGGTGTCATATACGATTTCATCAGGAAGCTCCGGGCCAACCCGCGAGAGCTTGAGATTCTTGGGGATGGGAAACAGCGGAAGGCCTACCTCCTTGTCGGGGACTGCGTGAACGCCATGCTGCACGTAATCGCCCACGCGGGCGATGATGTGAACATATACAATCTCGGTTGCGAGGACCAAATTAGCGTGACAAGGATTGCGGAGATCGTGGTTGAGGAGATGGGGCTCGAGGGCGTGAAGTTTAGGTACACGGGAGGGGAGCGCGGCTGGAAGGGGGACGTCAGGGCCATGCTCTTGTCCATTGACAGATTAAAGGCGCTGGGCTGGCGGCCGGGCACAACTTCCGAGGAGGCAGTGAGAATAGCGGCGAGGGCAATGGCTGCGGAGCCCTAAGAAGGGGGCTGACCGGACGTGACACTGGCCTCCGTCGTCATTGTGAACTGGAACCGTAGGGACGACCTTCTCAGGGCGCTCGAGTCCCTCGGGGAGCAGACCCATAGAGAGCTGGAGATAATAATCGTGGACAATCACTCCACGGACGGCTCGCCCGAGGCCGTGAAAGGGCTGTTCCCTCAGGTGAAATTGATCGAAATGCCCCATTCGGGCTTCAGCGCCTGCCGTACATTCAACATCGGGATGGAGGCGGCGAGGGGGGACATTGTCGTCGTGATGGACAACGACGCCACGCTTGAAAGGGAGTGGGTCGAGAGGGCGGTGAAGCACTTTAGCGAGGATTCGAGGCTCGGGGCCGTCGCAAGCAGAATAATCAATGTCTATAAGGAACACTTCTATTTCCAGTACGATAGCTGGCCCGAATACTCCGATGAGGACGAGTACGAAATCTACACCTTCCGGGGCTGCGCTTTCGCCATTCGGGCCGACCTGCTGAGACGCATCGGCTATTTTCCGGAGGAGTACGAAATATACGTCAACGAGGACGACCTCGCCGCGCGCGTATGGGCGGCCGGATATAGAATAAAGTACTTCTCCGACCTTGTCGCGAGGCACTATACCTCGAGGGTCCAGAGGCCAGGCTGGCGAATGGTTTATTTCACAACAAGAAACAGAATCTGGAATTACATCAGGTACCTCTCGCCCTCCATGGCGCTCCTCCATATCCTATGGGCCCTCTATATGGAGGGGCCAATGATAATGCGCGCGGGCCAGACCAGGCATATGCTGAGGGGAATCTGGCACGGTCTCAGGGAACTCCCTCGGCTCGGCCCGAAAAGGCGCTACGTCGCTGAGTGGGAGAGAGTGATGTGGAGGAATGAGAGAGACGGCCTCAGGCGGAGGAGGGGGAGATTGCCACCGGCGGCGGAGGGTAGGCAAGCGTCTCGCCGCCCGGATTGTGGACCGGGCGACGAGAGCGGGGGGGCGAGGGAAGCTGAATATGGAGGGGGGGTGGATAAGGATGGCGCAAGGGACCGCGAGATGGCTAAGGGATGGCTTAGAGGGGGAGGGAGAGGGGTCGCGGGGGATGGAGCCTCCCGGGTCCGGAACAGCGCCTGAGTGTGAGGGTCTGGAAGAGGTGAGACTGATAAAAGGGCGCTGATATTAAGTAGCGAGAGGAACATGCGGGGCGCCGTGAAGGCTGTCATCCCGGCCGCCGGACTGGGCACGAGGTTCCTCCCGGCCACGAAGTCGCAGCCGAAGGAGATGCTCCCCGTCGTGGACAAGCCCGCCATCCAGTACGTCGTAGAGGAGGCCGTGGCCTCGGGCGTGGACGACATCCTGATAGTGACCGGAAGGGGCAAGAGAGCAATCGAGGACCACTTCGACCGCGCTATCGAGCTCGAGCAGCATCTGGCCTCTAACAACAGAGACAGCCTTCTGAAGGAGCTCGAGGCAATCAACCGGCTCTCGGAGATGGGGCATATCCACTACATCCGCCAGAGGGAGCACAGGGGCCTCGGCGATGCCGTTCTCTGTGCGAAGAAGCATGTGGGCGCTGAGGCCTTTGCGGTTCTTCTGGGCGACGACATCATCGTCGCCCCCGTCCCCTGCACGCGCCAGCTTATTGAGGTTCATATGAAGGAGGGATGCTCGGTACTGGCGCTGGAGAGACTGCCTGAGGAGAGGCTGAGCAGTTACGGGGTGGTCGAGGTCGGGGCCTCCAGGGGCCCATTGCACGCGATTCGGGGGTTCGTGGAGAAGCCCGAGAGGGGCAGAGCACCGTCGAATCTAGCAATAATGGGTAGATACCTCCTCACTCCAGGAATCTTCGATTGCCTGGAGCGGACCCCACCCGGGATGGGCGGTGAGGTGCAGCTGACCGACGCCCTCCAGAAACTTCTCGAGAGAGAGCGAATTGTCGGGCTTGAGTTCAGGGGGAGGCGGTACGACATCGGCAACAAACTCGACTGGCTGAGGGCGACGGTGGAGCTGGCGCTGGAGAGGGAAGAGTTCGGGTCGGCGCTGAAAGAGCACATCGCCGCGCTTCTCGCCCCGGCGGGCGCTAAACTCGATGAAGGAAGGGGCATTGGAGTGACGAGGGACAGGGCCTCTGAGCTCGACATTAAGCCAGACTCCGGAAGAGCGGTCACAAGAAGCTCGAGAAGGGGGCTACGGCGATGATAGGAATTCTCGGCGGCGGACTAGCCGGTCTGAGCGCGGCCCACCGCCTGAGGCGTCTCGGCCGTCCGGATTTCATTGTTATAGAGAAGGAAGCCGAGCCGGGCGGGCTGTGCCGGAGCTGGCGCCTCGGCGACTTCCTCTTCGACTACGGTCCACATATTATCTATACAAGAGACGCTTGCGCAATGAGGCTCTTTAGGCGCTTCCTCCGGGGAAATCTGAAGAGAATGCGGCGAGAGAACTTCATCCAACTCTACGGAAAATTAATCAGATATCCCTTCGAAGCCTTCCTCCACGGCCTCCCTCCGGGGGTGATTCTCGAGTGTCTCGAGGGAGTCATCAAGGCCCGCGAGAGACGCGAATTCCGGAGGCCATCAAACCTCATGGAATGGGCCATAGCCACCTTCGGAGAGGGCATTGCGAGGCACTACTTCATACCATATAATCTGAAGGTCTGGAAATACCCACTCGAGAGAATAGGTGTGGACTGGATTGAGGGGCGTGTGCCGACTCCCGACTTAAGGGACATGATTCGCGGCGCTCTTGGGCTTCAGGACAGAGACTTCGGGCCGAACGCGATTTTTCATTACCCGGTTCGGGGTGGGATAGGGAGTCTGCCTATGTCCATGGCCTCCGGCCTCCAGAGACTGAGCCTGGGCTCCGTGGTAGAGCTCATCTCTCCCTCCTCTAGGGGGATAAGGGTGAGATGCAGGAGCGGGGGTCGCGAGGAAACGCTCGAGTTCTCTAAAGTCATCAGCACTCTCGCTTTGCCCACGCTCGTGCCTCTAATCGAGTCCGCTCCGGCCGAGGTGAGGAGGGCAGCCCGGAGGCTGGTCTACACCAGGCTTGTGTGCGTTGGAATCGGGTTGAAAAGGAAGGCGGTCTCTGACAAGCACTCGATATACTTCCCGGAGAAGGACTTTCTGTTCAACAGAATAAGCTTCCCGATGAACCTAGCTCCATCAATGGGCCCGAGGGGCCGGAGCTCGATTCTAGTGGAGCTGACGATTCCCTCACACGGTAGAGTCAGGCCCCGAAGAACTTTAGATAGAGTGGTGGCGGACCTGAAGAGGACAGGCGTACTCAGGGAGAGGGACGAGCTGGACTGCGCGGAGGTCAGGAGCTATGACTTTGGATACGTGGTCCACGACCTCGAACACGGGAAGAACGTGAGAGTCATTCATGATTATCTGAGAAGCGCAGGCATATTTCCCGCCGGAAGATTCGGCGAGTGGAAGTACCTCAACATGGACATGGCGATGCTGAGCGGTGCACGCGCGGCGGATGAGGCGGTCACGAGAAAGACGCCTGCGACCTGAAAACGTTTTTACAGGCCACGGGTGCTGAGGGGACTTTGAATCGGGTTACAGTACTCCTGGAGTAACGGCTTTCAGCGCGGTATCTGGTCACAGGGGATTTGGATACTAGAACCTCCACCGTAGGGTTTTCACACACCTTCCGTACACCGCTGAGATTCTTGCCACCGCAGTATGGACATCACTCCGCAGAAGACTCTCTCTCAGGTCAACAATATCTGGCATTCTGCGGAAGAGAAGGGCCTGCACCAGGGTTAGGGTCGTTAACACCCTCGAGCTCATTCCCAACGACCCTCTCTTGTTTGTCCTTTTGCTCGAGACCTCTTTGAAGCTCTCCGTTCTCATTTCAGAAAAGCGAGCTCTCTGCTCAGCTCCTCGGAATTTTTTCATTCAATATGACACACGAGTAGATGAATTCTCTAACCGATTGACCTTTCGTGCAATCAACCCTGAGGCTCATGCCGATATTTACACAAGTAAGTTTAAGGAAGCCAATGGCGCCGTGGGTTGGTGTGAGACACCTCCTCCTAACTTCTACCCTGCTCATGGAAGGGTAAGGATGAGCATATAATCTTGAGCATATAATCGATTCCCCCAAACAAGAATTAATGAATTATCGACTTAGGCCCAATCATTTATTGGACCCATATTAATCCTCTTGAGATGGGAGATGGCTGACTTAAATCCATAGAAGGTGACGCAGCATACTTATTTAAGATTTATAAGTTCGCTCAGTTATATGGAAGGAGGGTGGTCTCATAGCGAAGATGTCCGGATGGGCTTTGAGAGCCCTCTCGTCTGTGAGCGTGGCCGCAGCAATCATCATCTCCTCTATAGGCGGTTGGACGGAGCCGGCTCCGAGCGACGCCGCCTGCACATGGAACTCTGGAATATCCTTGAGCAGCGAAAATGCCCCTTGGTGGAACTCCGGGTGGCTCTACCGCAGGGCCATTGTCATCAACAACGCCGCTGTCCCCGAGGCTCTTAAAGCGTATCAGGTTTTTCTTAAGGTGGCTTACGATAGCGACATGAAACCGGATTTCTCGGATCTGCGCTTTATTCAGTATAAAAAAGCCTCGAATGAAAGCATTGAACTACCATACTATATTGAGGAGAAGACTGACGGTTCTTTCGCCGGCGTATGGGTCAAGGTTAACGAGATACCCGCCGCTTCAAGCGTAGTCATCCATATGTACTACGGCAATCCCTCCGCGGCATCGGTATCGTCACCTGCGGCCACCTTCGACTTCTATGACGACTTCTCCACAGACCCCTCCGGGAGATGGAGTGCGGTCTCAGGGAGCGCGTCCTGGGACCCCACGAACCAATGGTACAGTATCACTTCAAC
This Thermoplasmata archaeon DNA region includes the following protein-coding sequences:
- a CDS encoding glycosyltransferase family 2 protein, with product MTLASVVIVNWNRRDDLLRALESLGEQTHRELEIIIVDNHSTDGSPEAVKGLFPQVKLIEMPHSGFSACRTFNIGMEAARGDIVVVMDNDATLEREWVERAVKHFSEDSRLGAVASRIINVYKEHFYFQYDSWPEYSDEDEYEIYTFRGCAFAIRADLLRRIGYFPEEYEIYVNEDDLAARVWAAGYRIKYFSDLVARHYTSRVQRPGWRMVYFTTRNRIWNYIRYLSPSMALLHILWALYMEGPMIMRAGQTRHMLRGIWHGLRELPRLGPKRRYVAEWERVMWRNERDGLRRRRGRLPPAAEGRQASRRPDCGPGDESGGAREAEYGGGVDKDGARDREMAKGWLRGGGRGVAGDGASRVRNSA
- a CDS encoding NAD-dependent epimerase/dehydratase family protein, producing the protein MVLRHFVTGGAGFIGSHLVDRLMEEGEEVTVYDNLSSGREEFIAHHSGKKGFRFVKADLLDVEALREAMRGHDIVHHLAANPDIRLGTSSPEVDLKQGVLATFNVLEAMRLTGVGKLAFSSSSVVYGEAERIPTPEDYGPLKPISIYGAAKLGAEGLITAYCHTFGMRAWIFRFANVIGPRSTHGVIYDFIRKLRANPRELEILGDGKQRKAYLLVGDCVNAMLHVIAHAGDDVNIYNLGCEDQISVTRIAEIVVEEMGLEGVKFRYTGGERGWKGDVRAMLLSIDRLKALGWRPGTTSEEAVRIAARAMAAEP
- a CDS encoding FAD-dependent oxidoreductase; its protein translation is MIGILGGGLAGLSAAHRLRRLGRPDFIVIEKEAEPGGLCRSWRLGDFLFDYGPHIIYTRDACAMRLFRRFLRGNLKRMRRENFIQLYGKLIRYPFEAFLHGLPPGVILECLEGVIKARERREFRRPSNLMEWAIATFGEGIARHYFIPYNLKVWKYPLERIGVDWIEGRVPTPDLRDMIRGALGLQDRDFGPNAIFHYPVRGGIGSLPMSMASGLQRLSLGSVVELISPSSRGIRVRCRSGGREETLEFSKVISTLALPTLVPLIESAPAEVRRAARRLVYTRLVCVGIGLKRKAVSDKHSIYFPEKDFLFNRISFPMNLAPSMGPRGRSSILVELTIPSHGRVRPRRTLDRVVADLKRTGVLRERDELDCAEVRSYDFGYVVHDLEHGKNVRVIHDYLRSAGIFPAGRFGEWKYLNMDMAMLSGARAADEAVTRKTPAT
- the galU gene encoding UTP--glucose-1-phosphate uridylyltransferase GalU; this encodes MKAVIPAAGLGTRFLPATKSQPKEMLPVVDKPAIQYVVEEAVASGVDDILIVTGRGKRAIEDHFDRAIELEQHLASNNRDSLLKELEAINRLSEMGHIHYIRQREHRGLGDAVLCAKKHVGAEAFAVLLGDDIIVAPVPCTRQLIEVHMKEGCSVLALERLPEERLSSYGVVEVGASRGPLHAIRGFVEKPERGRAPSNLAIMGRYLLTPGIFDCLERTPPGMGGEVQLTDALQKLLERERIVGLEFRGRRYDIGNKLDWLRATVELALEREEFGSALKEHIAALLAPAGAKLDEGRGIGVTRDRASELDIKPDSGRAVTRSSRRGLRR
- a CDS encoding PKD domain-containing protein, with product MRAGRARDDTASSRVCWTPLRSSVPGRPMRSCEVIRLRLSSRILRPFASLLGLVLLIPWSSISPTAKEALRGGCAPPAIELGGPLSDAEALPEQGLPRSFDGGTFPTPRAEPEVNASGPHERTAFYDFSNTWIFSRWSIVMETNRAVLMRNIWFLNERWSLGTPMPAGQERACPVAVYDDADRLVIVHGGYCWRAGMQEPIYTQPLLTLDLATGIWTERGPSMLPAGAAGVWNPRDRCLIVCGGLEYLAGQPIVHREAWAWFPSNGTWLRLADMPAPRHGQCAVWDPDDGLMLVFGGMNETSYFADVWAYDIVRNLWSVRSPVSDEAPLPRAYASAVWIPTKREMMVHGGENAEFPFYSTWGYSYANNSWTHRTSAPYARSMHGACWDSDRGLMVVCGRGQVGNSDTWTYDPAADSWGENLRLPGALRSGCACVYDPVEKVVLVIGGMDSGGECLGETRILRPGEMQWCYFSPGYMQPPVLDLGSDFHSLDRVSWGEELPPGTSIVTKMRVQREDGSWGAFFSVENGCRPQEQGRLFEWNMTFTASEDLLSTPVLKWVRFDYTVNRKPSCLAQGNATVFRRQPAQLSGEAGDPDGDPLEYRWRALSSLAGTFDDEKKRDAVYTPLSSGRHVLQLIVNDSLSEALSDPVVIDVINRAPQVRAGPDVSCYKMESVTLEADASDPDGDPLSFNWSQLSGPKVSLDSPHEPRTTAVPVEAGNCTFMLTASDGEDRVAVFLNLTVVSRPPTARLSAAPQVANLRTRVNFSALESEDPDGRVVQYLFDFGDGNRTLWTESPFSEHVYRAPGLYNATLRVRDDDGCESAPSEPVPITVENALPELSASVSPETGNVTTLFRFSMLPESRDPDGEIVLCEWDFGDGQGATGAQALHSYRRPGNYTAVLRVTDDMGGSSELSLSVAVVNLPPVIESATGTPQRALRGGERLSLSVVARDPEGAELHYSWSVDGAAVGEDASSFSFRSFKAGGHIVAVCVSDGELETVHEWRLLVRAGVEEGLGTGFALAAGAAIAVAAGGAAAAGMLLRRRSGARKR